Proteins from a genomic interval of Neodiprion lecontei isolate iyNeoLeco1 chromosome 2, iyNeoLeco1.1, whole genome shotgun sequence:
- the LOC107224018 gene encoding uncharacterized protein LOC107224018: MRQPLLLVAGLLACFALARALPGLFPRDQVTTYKYYADVKVGNIEPVPYASQFVIGGVMHVTPHLSDPSLKNAFHITLNVTHGVRNGEIQHFEKITDHMLPVPDVAEVINDPFIVIFDDDGKVKGLMVHEQEAGWSRNMKQSIASMLQLDLSSMHLEMPIKSHGFLTRENSIYGQCAVAYDVHRTLDLEEGHFTVTKMMNPLNCKKFDQHTFNSKESTESCLIDEEDAMSAASRRVFHIKHTGKDLLIKTLVAHGVLNYFPWKAQTEAHYILANQSMELMSLVPFENNLVPKLNVTGMVLLNDIEFKRSHHGYALRAGLDLTHGRHVVNLDDVATQLMKMLGEAVDYMTENNLDMTSPEIKHGQTINRILNTISYMDLASLEHVFNNIAADSSTKEDKVRTVFLHMIVHAGTDATCLLTRNLIRKHKVTPQMAIFMLSKLPYNIRVPTETLLVEMESLITLADPGEASDKSLGIHRTGILCFATMIYQTYKHAEKYHRSMDPDLVKRYVKHYYDHVISEPTYEMKMVYLHALRNIRIGGAREVLEPIIRGDLMISERPDHLRFHAMIVNLESSDDVEYIHNLYWPILTNTKLPVELRVCAYTILIKQPPRMERLMNLYWFMVYEKNEHLYNFHYTTMKSLSNTMSPCMAPMKEMARKLLRFIRVRPVSGILTGSWTVDFENRKFGFGESFNLMMTADEHTGYPSSAVIEYKTLNHRRPVSHRTLWLRVEGVDDVIANMIWGSAMDKPFIHIEEIHNVLNMANKDMPQKKPVHVEIAVMIQDRTIYTCHFDAKELTNMQNTIRRLMSEPNDLSFAKMHTEFDELYVQHVPNDLGLPTVFHTQIPSVQIMNGKVEIGNVTESPLNVKIESSIRHWRHGYYSMEVYNPIIDTWHAIRRVSAFDTSLPIAVNIGYNKEAKNIKISLPRLPLTEYSVSGIRSHAKNYVMVIGAEEGVLERHCPMCHPAELITRGLKHKKNISLVNVDSKDTGLHFSMHQYDCERIIRPGSRFDMVSEIFSKENKNTMDNSLLLGVMTLREYYLYGLINPELGTCGYLAKLEPSIVYPTSVVDINMRVNFEEATQKTLNLFPGVKMDLRGTLEAKTVSTNVPLCSWSINANAATTQGHVNNQLRIQMTRTIPGQKDLKICIDGHKIYSGSNVDFLDRNLTIKQETIGKLMINMGETEDSESTMCVRDDASVIINMKGEMSSEQIEALKDASINGKCQKDIENPVYLYAESFMIPRTRGCLDEAILHSYLRKYSYTVQYKNIPEHLKSMIYWMDDVINVNLWPYATQHPAHTEAGIIKIAAEFPLGDEGMNLDVRTPMHEKRYTAVPIGDTSRWIEMLDNTRFSQDLLVRLRNNNIKFCTIYPEVLINTDGGIMPFVLPSKWTLLTGDSERHMFSVFVKRIEPLRKMGLLMTVANHTVEVIPSDTIPTVTVDGEVIDHENGLSVLEGDAHYILRVIWSQDRLIIQTKHNAFDLEWTERSVALAMSTALQGRVTGLCGHLDGSYDESIHI; the protein is encoded by the exons ATGAGACAACCATTGCTGCTCGTCGCAG GTCTGCTTGCCTGTTTCGCATTGGCGAGGGCGCTACCAG GTCTTTTCCCTCGAGACCAAGTCACAACGTACAAGTATTATGCGGATGTAAAAGTAGGAAATATTGAACCCGTTCCTTATGCTTCTCAATTCGTAATTGGCGGTGTCATGCATGTGACACCTCATCTCAGTGATCCGAGTCTGAAGAATGCCTTTCACATTACTCTCAATGTTACACACGGTGTTCGAAATGGTGAGATTCaacatttcgaaaaaattacgGATCATATGCTTCCTGTTCCCGATGTCGCCGAAGTGATCAACGATCCCTTTATCGTCATTTTTGATGACGACGGCAAG GTGAAAGGCTTGATGGTGCATGAGCAGGAAGCTGGATGGTCTCGAAATATGAAGCAATCGATTGCTTCCATGCTTCAGTTGGACCTTTCCTCGATGCATCTTGAAATGCCCATAAAGTCGCATGGTTTTCTTACCAGAGAG AATTCCATATACGGCCAGTGTGCCGTTGCCTACGATGTCCACCGTACACTGGACCTTGAAGAGGGACACTTCACTGTGACAAAAATGATGAATCCATTGAATTGTAAGAAGTTTGATCAACATACCTTTAATTCCAAGGAGTCTACAGAGAGCTGTTTGATCGATGAAGAG GATGCAATGTCTGCTGCTAGTCGAAGGGTCTTTCATATAAAACATACCGGAAAAGATCTTCTGATTAAGACGTTGGTTGCCCACGGAGTCCTTAATTATTTCCCATGGAAGGCTCAAACCGAAGCTCACTATATTCTTGCAAA CCAATCGATGGAATTGATGTCCTTGGTTCcattcgaaaataatttggTACCCAAGCTGAACGTGACAGGAAtggtattgctgaacgatatTGAGTTCAAAAGATCACACCATGGCTATGCTCTTCGTGCCGGTTTGGATCTTACCCACGGACGTCACGTCGTTAATCTTGATGATGTGGCTACGCAACTAATGAAGATGCTGGGGGAAGCTGTTGACTACAtgactgaaaataatttggatATGACATCGCCGGAAATAAAACACGGGCAGACAATAAACCGCATTTTAAACACAATAAGTTACATGGATCTTGCGTCTCTCGAACAtgttttcaacaatattgcaGCAGATTCCTCTACTAAAGAAGACAAAGTTAG GACAGTATTCCTGCATATGATCGTTCATGCAGGAACTGATGCAACATGCTTACTTACGCGAAACTTGATACGAAAACACAAGGTCACACCTCAAATGGCCATTTTCATGTTGAGTAAACTACCGTACAATATTCGTGTGCCTACGGAAACGTTGTTGGTAGAAATGGAGAGTCTGATCACCCTGGCGGACCCTGGTGAAGCCTCGGACAAGTCACTGGGAATCCATAGGACTGGTATTCTCTGTTTCGCTACTATGATTTACCAGACTTACAAGCACGCAGAGAAGTACCATCGCAGCATGGATCCGGATCTTGTTAAGCGTTATGTCAAGCACTATTACGACCACGTGATAA gtGAGCCTACctacgaaatgaaaatggtcTATTTGCACGCCTTGAGAAATATTAGAATCGGTGGCGCACGGGAGGTTTTAGAACCGATCATTCGCGGTGATTTAATGATATCCGAGAGGCCTGACCATCTTAGATTTCATGCAATGATAGTCAATTTGGAGTCATCAGATGACGTTGAGTATATTCATAATCTCTATTGGCCAATTTTGACGAACACGAAATTACCTGTGGAGTTGAGGGTTTGTGCGTACACCATTCTGATCAAACAACCACCCCGTATGGAAAGGCTGATGAATCTTTACTGGTTCATGGTCTATGAAAAGAACGAgcatttgtacaattttcacTACACGACTATGAAGAGTTTGTCAAATACAATGAGTCCTTGCATGGCACCTATGAAGGAAATGGCTCGCAAACTTTTACGATTCATTAGAGTAAGACCAGTCTCTGGCATACTTACCGGTTCTTGGACTGTTGACTTTGAGAACAGAAAGTTCGGTTTTGGGGAATCTTTCAACCTAATGATGACTGCTGACGAACATACTGGATATCCATCTTCTGctgtaattgaatataaaacgCTTAACCATCGCAGGCCTGTGAGCCATCGAACG TTGTGGCTCCGGGTTGAAGGTGTTGATGATGTAATTGCGAACATGATCTGGGGCAGTGCTATGGACAAACCGTTTATTCATATAGAAGAGATACACAATGTGTTGAACATGGCAAACAAAGACATGCCGCAGAAGAAGCCAGTACACGTCGAAATAGCTGTAATGATTCAGGACCGTACTATATACACCTGTCACTTTGATGCCAAAGAGTTAACGAACATGCAAAATACCATAAGAAGACTGATGTCTGAACCTAATGATTTATCATTTGCCAAAATGCACACCGAATTTGATGAACTATACGTTCAGCATGTGCCAAATGACCTTGGATTGCCAACTGTTTTTCACACTCAAATTCCCAGCGTGCAGATAATGAATGGAAAggtcgaaatcggtaatgttACCGAATCACCGTTGaacgtgaaaattgaatcttCCATAAGACATTGGCGGCATGGATATTACTCAATGGAAGTCTACAATCCAATTATAGATACATGGCATGCAATTCGACGAGTATCGGCATTTGATACCAGTCTACCCATTGCAGTAAACATCGGCTATAACAAAGAAgccaaaaatattaaaataagtTTGCCTAGACTGCCTCTTACAGAATATTCCGTCTCTGGAATACGGTCACATGCCAAGAACTATGTGATGGTGATTGGAGCTGAAGAAGGCGTGCTCGAGCGGCATTGTCCAATGTGTCACCCTGCCGAACTGATTACCAGGGGTCTGAAGCATAAGAAAAACATAAGCCTAGTGAACGTTGACTCTAAAGATACAGGACTACATTTCAGCATGCACCAGTATGACTGCGAGCGAATTATTCGTCCAGGATCGAGATTTGATATGGTCTCTGAAATCTTTAGcaaggaaaacaaaaacacaat GGATAATTCGCTGCTTCTGGGAGTTATGACTCTCCGAGAATACTATCTCTATGGACTCATCAATCCCGAGCTTGGAACTTGCGGGTATCTTGCTAAACTGGAACCGAGTATCGTCTATCCAACTTCTGTG GTTGATATAAACATGCGCGTAAACTTTGAAGAAGCTACACAGAAAACGTTGAACTTATTCCCTGGGGTAAAGATGGATCTCCGTGGAACCCTAGAAGCTAAGACTGTGTCGACGAATGTTCCGTTATGTTCTTGGTCTATAAACGCTAACGCTGCTACCACGCAAGGGCACGTTAACAATCAGTTACGAATTCAAATGACAAGGACTATACCAGGACAAAAAGATCTCAAG ATTTGCATCGATGGccacaaaatttattcaggATCAAATGTTGACTTCTTGGATCGAAATCTGACCATAAAACAAGAAACGATTGGTAAACTGATGATCAATATGGGGGAAACGGAGGATTCTGAGTCGACAATGTGTGTCCGTGATGACGCATCGgtaattataaatatgaaGGGTGAGATGTCGAGCGAACAAATCGAAGCGCTGAAGGATGCAAGTATTAACGGAAAATGCCAGAAGGATATCGAAAATCCTGTTTACCTGTATGCCGAAAGTTTCATGATACCAAGGACACGCGGCTGTTTAGATGAGGCCATTCTCCACTCCTATCTCCGAAAATACTCGTACACTGTGCAATACAAGAAT ATACCTGAGCACCTTAAGAGCATGATTTACTGGATGGACGATGTGATCAACGTGAATCTGTGGCCGTACGCAACACAACATCCTGCCCATACAGAAGCTGGCATAATAAAGATAGCCGCGGAATTTCCTCTGGGTGACGAAGGTATGAATTTGGATGTACGCACTCCCATGCACGAAAAAAGGTACACCGCTGTTCCTATAGGTGACACTAGCAGGTGGATCGAGATGTTGGATAACACTCGTTTCTCCCAAGATTTACTGGTCAGATTGCGAAACAATAATATCA AATTCTGTACCATTTATCCTGAGGTTTTGATAAACACGGATGGTGGGATCATGCCCTTCGTCCTTCCTAGTAAATGGACTTTGCTCACTGGCGATTCTGAAAGACACATGTTTTCGGTGTTTGTCAAGCGAATTGAGCCTCTAAGAAAAATGGGTCTATTGATGACTGTCGCCAATCATACAGTAGAAGTTATTCCTAGCGATACCATTCCTACAGTTACTGTTGATGGCGAGGTGATCGACCATGAAAATGGCCTTTCTGTTCTGGAAGGCGACGCTCATTATATTTTACG GGTGATTTGGAGTCAAGATCGTTTGATCATTCAAACTAAACATAATGCATTCGACCTCGAATGGACTGAAAGATCTGTCGCTTTAGCTATGAGCACTGCATTGCAAGGAAGAGTGACGGGGCTCTGTGGCCATCTAGATGGATCGTATGACGAAAGTATacacatttga
- the LOC107222137 gene encoding vitellogenin-3 gives MGHLLQLVIGLFTCLSFTNALPALFPKGKITTYRYYADVKAGTFESTPFASQFAIAGFLHVTPEVGDKSLKNAFYMSLNVTHGIRNGAISHSDKIENNFLPLPDIAGVLNDPFIVVFDDNGKVKNLLVNEHEAGWSVNMKKSIVSILQLDVSAMKLETPIKSHLFVTRENTVYGECSVTYNLKGAKMLGEKHFTVTKNMDPMSCTKFDQDTFDSQEFQGCLIPVEEDVNAVSRRVFQIENNGDHLLIKTVHAHGVLNYFPWRTESEAHYILVNQTIDLESVESLDSISLAKFDIQTAITVSDIAFEKSRSTYAVDAGIDHTYGRHVVNLEILVTKLIKLLEEAADYMLKNNVEIVSPEAEHGQKMNHILDVITLMDVPSLEEVLKNIAGGGFERNETITKLFLHVVPYAGTNATTLFTRNNIRNGKIEEMIALSMLGKLANYIRFPTEELLVEMEDLMSLGSEVPLDVRKAGILTFATMIYKTHKHQKYYHTLNPALVSKYVNHYFDHVMSETSFDMKLVYIYGMRNIQIGDVHKLLEPIVRGDLKVSKKPEYIRFHAIMVFWRAPLATEYIDDLFWPLMADTELMLSIRIWAYNILLEKSHRIDRLMQLYWFMTEEKNEHLYNHYYTTIKSLAHSANPCLIPVKEKAAQILRVITVRENSDTLTGFSEIDYENKKFGFGEAAKVFIAYGEENGAPTAAFIEYDIIKRRKPVNAVSVWIRVEGFEFDIVDDIMDNDLKEPHLHTEKIEALLKRASQDMPRNKPIHIEVMVMVQGRTVLVRYYDEDTFSGKPELTHLIRMAQDMKLGLQDITFDELYAMQVPNDLGLPTLFYNKVPHVMALQGKVTGFEDSALIAMKIEAVLRDWRDGYYSMEVYNPIIDTWHAVRRVSAFEVSLPFAMSIGLNLKTASLKLIFPRLPLTQYSVTGVRLDIRNYVLVMDAEQGILHQHCPSCHPIELVSKGSSYRKNTTLLNYDSKDTGLSFSVNEYNCERDVAPGYQFKLLTDMLDDSQENFWYDDGIFVLATLREYYLYTLNYPERGMCGYIVKVEPSAVYPTSEFTVSMHFDHDIPISKKLSLFPAEKYRFDATFETTAAITKAPRQTWTVKGQFSSPEGHVNDHLRLHVTRIIPGQKNLKICLDNYNSYPTTQIDPFDQIQFTKQKSYTNLTLFVGETEDDACVDDGISVMITGKAQLSDEQREGYKNAKDYGLCQKDVDNPSYLYAETSIIPRTPNCLSETIQRTTLRKYIYSISYANISGEFLSGMYLFLDYLRLDSLQYLTYDISRKSLPGHIEVSMEYSMNDKFLNLTILNPTYGEIYTGIEEDDDEGWTYLMENTLFSSSFLDDIREKNLKFCTIYPDVLLDADGGVHKIVVPGEWTLLTGDHVDHLFAVFVKSIESKKLGMMMSIANHTIEAIPSSSGPKVIVDGLVIDHENGVIVPEDEDYVLRTAWHYNRLLIETTYAEFTVEWTGISVMLMMEKHLQGKVMGLCGHLDGKHKYHMAKVYTLDA, from the exons ATGGGGCACTTGCTGCAACTGGTCATTG GGCTATTTACCTGCCTTAGCTTCACAAACGCGTTACCAG CACTATTCCCGAAGGGCAAGATCACGACTTACAGGTACTATGCGGACGTCAAAGCGGGTACTTTTGAATCGACGCCCTTTGCTTCGCAATTCGCGATCGCTGGTTTTCTGCATGTGACACCTGAGGTTGGCGATAAGAGCCTGAAGAATGCCTTTTACATGAGTCTCAATGTTACTCATGGTATCCGAAATGGTGCCATAAGTCATTCCgacaaaatcgaaaataatttcctcCCTCTTCCCGACATTGCTGGAGTTCTGAACGATCCCTTTATCGTTGTCTTCGACGACAATGGCAAG GTGAAAAATCTCTTGGTGAATGAGCATGAGGCCGGATGGTctgtaaatatgaaaaaatcaatcgtTTCCATACTCCAGTTGGACGTATCGGCCATGAAACTTGAGACGCCCATTAAATCGCACCTTTTTGTAACTCGCGAG AATACTGTGTATGGTGAGTGTTCCGTTACCTACAATCTCAAAGGAGCGAAAATGCTCGGAGAAAAGCATTTCACTGTAACAAAAAACATGGATCCGATGAGTTGTACCAAATTTGATCAAGACACCTTTGATTCTCAGGAATTTCAAGGTTGTCTTATTCCGGTAGAG GAAGATGTGAATGCTGTTAGTCGAAGAGTCTTTCAGATTGAAAATAACGGCGATCACCTTCTTATTAAAACTGTGCACGCCCATGGAGTCTTGAACTATTTCCCATGGAGAACTGAATCTGAGGCTCATTACATTCTTGTTAA TCAGACTATCGATCTTGAATCAGTTGAGTCACTGGACAGTATTTCCTTGGCTAAATTTGACATACAAACAGCAATAACTGTGAGTGACATAGCATTCGAAAAGTCACGAAGTACTTACGCCGTTGATGCCGGTATAGACCATACCTACGGACGTCATGTTGTCAATCTCGAGATTTTGGTGACAAAGTTGATAAAATTGCTTGAAGAAGCTGCTGACtatatgttgaaaaataatgttgaaatAGTGTCACCCGAAGCGGAGCACGGTCAAAAAATGAACCACATTTTAGATGTGATAACTTTAATGGACGTCCCATCACTTGaagaagttttaaaaaatatcgctgGTGGAGGTTTCGAGAGGAACGAGACTATTAC aAAGCTCTTTCTACACGTGGTTCCTTACGCTGGGACTAATGCTACTACTTTATTCACTCGAAACAACATCCGTAATGGCAAAATCGAAGAAATGATTGCTCTTTCTATGCTGGGCAAGCTGGCAAACTATATCCGTTTCCCGACGGAGGAGTTGTTGGTCGAAATGGAAGACCTTATGAGTTTGGGATCTGAGGTACCATTGGACGTCCGTAAAGCTGGAATCCTCACCTTCGCAACTATGATTTACAAAACGCACAAGCATCAGAAATACTATCATACTCTAAATCCGGCACTGGTCAGCAAATATGTGAATCACTATTTCGATCATGTTATGA GTGAAACGTCGTTCGATATGAAGTTGGTCTACATTTATGGTATGAGGAATATTCAGATTGGCGACGTACACAAACTTTTAGAACCAATTGTACGCGGTGACTTGAAGGTCTCCAAGAAGCCGGAGTACATTCGTTTCCATGCAATTATGGTCTTCTGGAGAGCCCCTCTTGCGACAGAATACATCGATGACCTCTTTTGGCCCCTTATGGCCGATACCGAGTTAATGTTGAGCATCAGAATTTGGGCATATAATATTCTGCTTGAAAAATCACACCGAATAGACCGTTTGATGCAGCTGTATTGGTTCATGACCGAggagaaaaatgaacatttATATAATCATTATTACACAACCATAAAGAGTTTAGCACATTCAGCCAATCCTTGTTTGATACCTGTAAAGGAAAAGGCAGCCCAGATCCTGCGCGTCATCACTGTACGAGAAAATTCTGACACTCTGACCGGTTTCAGCGAAATCGattatgaaaataagaagTTTGGATTTGGAGAGGCTGCCAAGGTTTTCATTGCTTACGGTGAAGAGAACGGCGCGCCTACTGCCGCCTTCATTGAGTATGATATAATAAAAAGACGCAAACCTGTCAACGCTGTGTCG GTTTGGATTCGCGTAGAGGGTTTCGAATTTGATATTGTCGATGACATTATGGATAATGATTTAAAAGAACCGCATTTGCATACGGAAAAAATAGAAGCCCTGTTAAAAAGGGCCAGCCAAGACATGCCTCGTAATAAACCGATCCATATCGAAGTAATGGTCATGGTTCAGGGACGCACAGTATTAGTCCGATACTACGATGAAGATACGTTTTCAGGAAAACCAGAGTTAACGCATTTGATCAGAATGGCACAAGATATGAAACTTGGTTTGCAAGATATTACCTTTGATGAGCTTTATGCCATGCAGGTGCCGAATGATCTTGGCCTGCCAACTCTTTTTTACAACAAAGTTCCACACGTCATGGCATTACAAGGAAAAGTCACAGGATTCGAAGATTCTGCTCTGATTGCCATGAAAATAGAAGCTGTGCTACGGGACTGGCGCGATGGCTATTATTCCATGGAAGTCTACAATCCAATTATTGACACTTGGCATGCTGTTCGACGAGTATCAGCCTTCGAGGTCAGTCTACCATTCGCGATGAGCATTGGGTTGAACTTGAAAACTGCAAGCCTGAAGCTGATTTTCCCCAGGCTGCCCTTAACCCAATATTCCGTTACTGGTGTGCGATTAGACATAAGAAATTACGTACTTGTTATGGATGCAGAACAAGGCATACTCCACCAGCATTGTCCAAGTTGTCACCCTATCGAGCTTGTTTCCAAGGGTTCAAGCTACCGAAAAAATACAACACTACTCAATTACGACTCGAAAGATACGGGACTGAGTTTCAGTGTTAACGAATATAATTGCGAGAGAGACGTCGCACCAGGCTATCAGTTTAAACTGTTGACAGACATGTTGGATGATTCCCAAGAAAATTTCTG GTACGATGATGGAATATTTGTCCTTGCCACACTACGAGAATACTACCTTTACACACTTAACTATCCCGAACGGGGGATGTGTGGATACATTGTGAAAGTGGAACCCAGTGCTGTTTATCCTACCTCCGAA TTCACAGTTAGCATGCACTTCGACCATGACATACCAATCTCGAAAAAGTTGAGCTTGTTCCCTGCTGAAAAGTATCGTTTCGATGCAACGTTTGAAACCACAGCAGCTATAACGAAAGCCCCTCGTCAGACGTGGACTGTAAAGGGCCAGTTCAGTTCGCCCGAAGGGCACGTCAACGATCATCTGCGACTCCACGTGACGAGAATTATACCGGGGCAAAAGAACCTCAAG ATTTGCCTGGATAATTACAACAGCTATCCGACAACACAAATCGATCCTTTCGATCAGATTCAGTTCACGAAGCAAAAGTCGTATACAAACTTGACGTTGTTCGTTGGAGAAACCGAAGACGATGCCTGTGTCGATGATGGGATATCAGTTATGATTACCGGAAAAGCTCAGCTCTCAGACGAACAAAGGGAAGGGTATAAAAACGCCAAGGATTATGGCTTATGCCAAAAAGATGTTGATAACCCTTCATATCTTTACGCTGAGACTTCGATAATTCCCAGAACACCAAATTGTTTGAGTGAAACAATTCAACGTACAACACTAcgaaaatacatttattcGATCTCCTACGCGAAT ATTTCGGGTGAATTTTTGTCTGGGATGTATTTGTTCCTTGACTACCTGCGGCTCGATTCATTACAATACCTTACATACGACATCTCTCGTAAATCACTACCAGGACATATAGAGGTTTCAATGGAATATTCTATGAACGACAAATTCCTCAATTTAACCATACTTAACCCAACATACGGAGAGATCTATACCGGTATTGAGGAAGATGACGATGAAGGTTGGACCTATCTGATGGAGAATACATtgttttcttcgtctttcCTTGATgatataagagaaaaaaacttga AATTCTGTACTATTTATCCTGATGTTTTGCTGGATGCTGATGGTGGCGTTCACAAGATCGTCGTTCCTGGCGAATGGACTCTGCTAACCGGCGATCACGTAGATCATTTATTTGCTGTATTCGTAAAGTCTATCGAATCTAAAAAGCTTGGTATGATGATGAGCATCGCCAACCACACGATAGAAGCCATTCCTTCTTCCTCTGGTCCTAAAGTGATTGTTGATGGTCTGGTGATTGATCACGAAAACGGCGTAATCGTTCCTGAGGACGAGGACTATGTGCTGCG GACCGCTTGGCACTACAACCGTTTGCTGATTGAGACAACCTATGCCGAATTCACTGTCGAATGGACCGGAATATCAGTTATGTTGATGATGGAAAAACACCTTCAGGGAAAAGTGATGGGTCTCTGTGGACATTTGGATGGAAAGCATAAGTATCACATGGCAAAAGTGTACACCCTCGATGCCTAA